A single Brassica rapa cultivar Chiifu-401-42 chromosome A04, CAAS_Brap_v3.01, whole genome shotgun sequence DNA region contains:
- the LOC103866123 gene encoding MLO-like protein 15 isoform X1 produces MAGGGTSLEYTPTWVVALVCSVIVSISFAVERGLHRAGKHFDKNNQKQLSGALQKVKEELMLLGFISLLLSVSQSRIAKICISKELSEKLLPCKKPKEDKSLNDNSHFQLSFTGRHLLAGDSGAGDYCSQKGKAPLMSISALHELHIFIFVLAIAHIIFCLLTILFGTMKIMQWRKWEDKVLEKDYNADEVIQKKYTAVREHDFIRGRFLGVGKADACFGWVHSFMKQFLASVNESDYITMRLGFVTTHCKTNPKFNFHKYLIRALNSDFKKVVGISWYLWVFVVLFLLLNIAAWHVYFWLAFLPLILLLAVGMKLEHIITDLAHEVAEKHIAVEGDLVVRPSDDLFWFKSPRLVLFLIHFILFQNSFELAFIFFIFAQYGFDSCIMGQVKFIIPRLVIGVLVQLLCSYSTLPLYALVAQMGSSFKGAIFTDQAQQQIAGWAKSAKMAKKKGSTHAGSSHGGSPNPIATPSPKSIQLQSLLVKGSSQQSHLSEKKPEIVEEK; encoded by the exons ATGGCAGGAGGAGGAACGTCCTTAGAGTACACACCAACATGGGTGGTCGCTCTCGTCTGCTCCGTGATTGTCTCCATCTCTTTCGCCGTCGAGCGTGGCCTCCACCGTGCCGGAAag CACTTTGATAAGAATAATCAGAAGCAGCTTTCCGGGGCCTTACAGAAAGTCAAAGAAG AACTTATGCTGCTAGGGTTCATATCGTTACTGCTATCAGTAAGCCAGTCTAGAATAGCAAAGATTTGCATATCAAAGGAGTTAAGTGAAAAGCTTCTCCCTTGTAAGAAACCAAAAGAAGACAAGTCCCTCAATGACAACTCTCATTTCCAGCTCAGCTTCACCGGCCGTCATCTCCTTGCCGGGGACTCCGGCGCAGGCGACTACTGCTCCCAAAAG GGAAAGGCTCCATTAATGTCAATATCAGCTCTCCACGAGCTTCACATATTCATCTTCGTGTTAGCTATTGCTCACATTATTTTCTGCCTCTTGACCATTCTTTTTGGTACCATGAAG ATAATGCAATGGCGAAAATGGGAGGATAAAGTTTTAGAAAAAGACTACAACGCAGACGAAG tGATCCAGAAGAAATATACAGCGGTTCGAGAACACGACTTCATCAGGGGACGGTTTCTCGGAGTTGGAAAAGCTGATGCTTGCTTTGGATGGGTG CATTCCTTTATGAAGCAGTTTCTTGCATCAGTCAATGAATCAGATTACATCACAATGAGGCTAGGGTTCGTCACG ACTCATTGCAAGACCAATCCAAAGTTCAATTTCCACAAGTATCTCATACGTGCCCTAAATTCAGATTTCAAGAAAGTTGTTGGTATCAG TTGGTACCTTTGGGTGTTTGTGGTTCTCTTCTTGCTTCTAAACATTGCTG CATGGCATGTTTACTTCTGGCTagcttttcttcctttgatt CTTTTGCTTGCTGTGGGGATGAAGCTGGAGCATATCATCACAGATTTGGCTCATGAAGTTGCAGAGAAACATATTGCTGTAGAGGGAGACTTGGTTGTGAGACCATCAGATGATTTATTCTGGTTTAAAAGTCCCCGGCTAGTTCTCTTCTTGATCCATTTCATTCTCTTCCAAAACTCATTCGAGTTAGCATTCATCTTCTTTATCTTT GCTCAGTATGGTTTTGATTCTTGCATCATGGGACAAGTCAAGTTCATAATTCCAAGACTGGTCATTGG GGTATTGGTTCAGCTTCTCTGTAGTTACAGTACCTTACCACTCTATGCCCTAGTTGCTCAG ATGGGAAGTTCGTTCAAAGGCGCAATATTCACTGATCAGGCGCAGCAACAGATTGCTGGATGGGCAAAGTCAGCAAAGATGGCTAAAAAGAAAGGCTCGACTCACGCAGGTTCCAGTCATGGTGGCAGTCCAAACCCTATAGCCACTCCTTCACCGAAGTCTATACAGTTGCAGTCGCTTCTAGTAAAAGGCTCCTCTCAACAAAGTCACCTCTCTGAGAAGAAACCTGAGATTGTTGAGGAAAAATAA
- the LOC103866124 gene encoding 60S ribosomal protein L7-3 yields the protein MAESKVVVPESVLKKIKREEEWALAKKQEAEAAKKKSVETRKLIFKRAEHYAKEYAEKDNELIRLKREAKLKGGFYVDPEAKLLFIIRIRGINAIDPKTKKILQLLRLRQIFNGVFLKVNKATINMLRRVEPYVTYGYPNLKTVKELIYKRGYGKLNHQRIALTDNSIVNQGLGKHNIICVEDLIHEIMTVGPHFKEANNFLWPFQLKAPLGGLKKKRNHYVEGGDAGNRENFINELVRRMN from the exons ATGGCAGAATCTAAGGTGGTGGTTCCAGAGTCTGTCTTGAAAAAGATCAAGAGGGAAGAGGAATGGGCATTGGCGAAGaaacaagaagctgaagctgctAAGAAGAAGAGCGTTGAGACAAGGAAACTCATCTTCAAAAGAGCTGAGCATTACGCCAAAGAATACGCTGAGAag GATAATGAGTTGATCAGGTTGAAGCGCGAGGCTAAGTTGAAAGGAGGGTTCTATGTTGACCCTGAAGCTAAACTGCTCTTTATCATTCGTATCCGTGG AATCAACGCTATTGACCCAAAAACCAAGAAGATTCTGCAGCTCCTGCGTTTGAGACAA ATCTTCAATGGTGTGTTCCTCAAGGTGAACAAGGCAACAATCAACATGTTGCGTCGCGTCGAGCCTTACGTGACTTACGGGTACCCAAACTTGAAGACTGTTAAGGAACTGATCTACAAGAGAGGATATGGAAAGCTGAACCATCAGAGGATAGCACTCACAGACAACTCGATAGTGAATCAAGGTCTAGGAAAGCACAACATCATCTGCGTGGAGGATCTGATCCACGAGATCATGACAGTTGGACCTCACTTCAAAGAGGCCAACAACTTCCTGTGGCCGTTCCAGCTTAAGGCACCACTCGGTGGACTTAAGAAGAAGAGGAACCACTACGTTGAAGGTGGTGATGCTGGAAACAGGGAGAACTTCATCAACGAGCTTGTCAGGAGGATGAACTGA
- the LOC103866123 gene encoding putative nuclease HARBI1 isoform X2 encodes MASGSHNPFEASDDDDEFDQYFDQTFDQYFDQTFDQTFEDFTNDYANEEEERKKRKKRIYIERNREEGDLRLWKDYFCDTPTYPQNLFRRRFRMNKPLFMHIVDRLSNEVHFFRQKKDSLGRLSLSPLQKCSAAIRLLAYGSAADTVDEYLRLGETTARSCLEHFVEAIINLFGDEYLRKPTPADLQRLLDMGEYRGFPGMVGSIDCMHWEWKNCPTAWKGQYSRGSGKPTIVLEAVASCDLWIWHAFFGPPGTLNDINVLDRSPVFDDIINGQAPQVTYSVNGREYNLAYYLTDGIYPKWATFIQSIPMPQGPKAVLFAQRQEAVRKDVERAFGVLQARFAIVKNPALFWDKVKIGKIMRACIILHNMIVEDERDGYTLSDVSEFQGEDTGSSHVDLTYSTDMPTNIANMMGVRTKIRDRQMHQQLKADLVEHVWRKFGRDEDNN; translated from the coding sequence ATGGCATCTGGTTCTCATAACCCTTTTGAGGcatcagatgatgatgatgaatttgaTCAATATTTCGATCAAACTTTCGATCAATATTTTGATCAAACTTTCGATCAAACTTTCGAAGATTTTACCAATGATTATgctaatgaagaagaagaaaggaagaaaaggaAGAAACGCATAtatatcgaaagaaatcgtgaAGAAGGCGATTTACGGTTATGGAAAGATTATTTCTGTGATACTCCTACATATCCTCAAAATCTATTTCGACGACGTTTTAgaatgaacaagccattgttcATGCACATTGTTGACCGACTCTCCAACGAAGTTCACTTCTTTCGCCAAAAGAAAGATAGTCTTGGAAGGCTTAGTCTCTCACCACTCCAAAAGTGTTCAGCAGCCATTCGTCTCTTGGCATACGGTAGTGCGGCTGATACGGTCGACGAATACCTCCGGCTCGGTGAAACTACAGCTCGGTCTTGTTTGGAGCATTTTGTGGAAGCAATAATAAATTTGTTCGGCGATGAGTACCTACGAAAACCAACACCGGCTGATCTTCAACGTCTTCTTGATATGGGAGAGTATCGTGGATTTCCCGGGATGGTaggaagcatcgattgtatgcattgggagtggaagaattgtcccacTGCTTGGAAAGGCCAATATTCTCGTGGGTCGGGTAAACCAACAATCGTTTTAGAGGCGGTTGCTTCGTGTGATCTCTGGATATGGCATGCGTTTTTTGGACCTCCAGGTACTTTaaatgatatcaatgttcttgatcgctcacctgtttttgatgacataataAATGGTCAAGCTCCGCAAGTCACTTACTCTGTCAATGGAAGAGAGTATAATTTGGCTTACTATCTCACTGATGGTATTTATCCGAAATGGGCaacttttatccaatctattCCGATGCCACAAGGACCGAAAGCGGTTTTATTTGCTCAACGTCAAGAAGCTGTCCGCAAAGATGTCGAGCGCGCTTTTGGAGTCTTGCAAGCTCGCTTTGCCATAGTTAAAAATCCGGCACTTTTTTGGGATAAAGTCAAAATTGGGAAAATTATGAGAGCTTGTATCATACTccacaatatgatagtagaaGATGAACGAGATGGCTATACTCTATCTGATGTTTCAGAGTTCCAAGGAGAAGACACCGGAAGTTCACATGTCGATCTCACGTATTCTACAGATATGCCTACGAATATTGCCAATATGATGGGTGTTCGAACTAAAATTCGAGATAGACAAATGCATCAGCAACTGAAGGCGGATTTGGTTGAACATGTGTGGCGTAAATTTGGACGTGATGAAGACAACAACTGa
- the LOC103866122 gene encoding ARGOS-like protein gives MIREISGLQNDIVNIQERSSSSNNKIMDMRRDIRRPAQAPMMSKQEYFRTLSSQNSPRRLISASYFSLESMVVLVGLTASLLILPLILPPLPPPPFMLLLIPIGIMVLLMVLALMPSSSSSSSNAKHVTRTYM, from the coding sequence ATGATTCGCGAAATCTCTGGTCTACAAAACGACATCGTAAACATTCAAGAACGCTCTTCAAGCAGCAACAACAAGATCATGGACATGAGAAGAGATATTCGCCGACCAGCTCAAGCTCCTATGATGAGTAAGCAAGAATATTTTCGGACATTGTCGTCTCAGAACAGTCCGAGGAGGCTAATCTCAGCGAGTTACTTCAGTTTGGAGTCAATGGTTGTCCTTGTTGGTCTCACAGCATCGCTCTTGATCCTTCCCTTGATTCTTCCACCGTTGCCTCCTCCTCCTTTCATGCTGCTTCTGATTCCTATTGGGATAATGGTTCTGCTTATGGTTCTTGCTTTAatgccttcttcttcctcttcttcttctaatgCCAAACATGTAACAAGAACTTATATGTAA
- the LOC103866121 gene encoding glutathione S-transferase T3: protein MNYDPYSTQTSNFVDLLNSQQDVEFGLGEDSVPASSSQVPHFGEIPVERKERKTWTPIDDQVLISSWLNTSKDPVVGNEQRSGAFWQRIAAYFAASPKIAVSERREAGHCKQRWHKINDLVGKFCGAFEAARRERTSGQNDNDVLKLAHEIFFNNHKKKFTLEHAWTELRNDQKWCDLSTAKTESASKRRKLDDSAQSTNSHASESMTDRPPGVKSAKANGKKGKAEERLSEYTGMWSIRQEDMANKKELTKMKLLDKLIAKVEPLDESDEILKKKLIKELFN from the coding sequence ATGAATTATGATCCATACTCCACACAGACATCAAATTTTGTTGACCTTCTCAACAGTCAACAAGACGTTGAGTTTGGTTTAGGGGAAGATAGTGTCCCTGCTTCTTCATCACAGGTTCCTCACTTTGGTGAGATTCCTGTTGAGcgtaaagaaagaaaaacctGGACGCCTATAGACGATCAAGTGCTCATATCCTCTTGGTTAAACACAAGTAAAGATCCGGTGGTAGGGAACGAGCAACGATCCGGAGCTTTTTGGCAGAGAATTGCCGCGTACTTCGCAGCATCACCAAAGATTGCAGTCAGTGAAAGAAGGGAGGCCGGTCACTGCAAGCAACGTTGGCACAAGATCAATGATCTTGTTGGGAAGTTCTGTGGCGCGTTCGAAGCTGCAAGAAGAGAGAGAACCAGCGGGCAAAACGATAACGACGTTCTCAAGCTAGCGCATGAGATCTTCTTCAACAACCACAAGAAGAAGTTCACTCTAGAACATGCGTGGACAGAGCTTCGAAACGATCAGAAATGGTGTGATCTGTCAACTGCTAAAACGGAGAGTGCCTCTAAAAGGAGGAAGCTCGACGACAGCGCACAATCAACTAACTCTCACGCCTCTGAATCCATGACTGATCGTCCCCCGGGTGTTAAGTCAGCTAAGGCCAATGGTAAGAAGGGAAAGGCAGAGGAAAGGCTGTCTGAGTATACGGGTATGTGGAGCATCAGGCAGGAGGATATGGCTAACAAGAAGGAGCTGACGAAAATGAAGCTCCTTGATAAGCTAATTGCAAAAGTTGAGCCGCTTGATGAGTCTGACGAAATCTTGAAAAAGAAACTCATCAAGGAGTTGTTTAATTAG